CACTCGATCCCTCGAGCTGACCGCTGGCAGGCTCGGACTGCCTTCACGGTCAGTTGTCCCAATTCAAGACTTGAGCCTATCGCTCGCCCTGATAGGTTGGATGCCCATGGGAAGGTTCTTTGCGGAGTTGCTCGGTACGTTCGCCCTGGCGCTCTTCGGCACCGTGGCGATCATCGTCAGCCTTCTTTGTGGCGGCGTGATCACCCATGTCGGGATCGCCCTGACCTTCGTAATGGCGGTGCTGGCGATGATCTATGCCTTCGGCAACGTCTCCGGCGCCCATCTCAACCTGGCGGTCACTGCGGCCTTCGTCCTGGCTGGGCGCCTTCCGCGGTGTTGGCTTGCTCCCTACCTTGCCGCTCAGACGTCGGGTGCGCTGGCGGCCAGCGCCTTCCTGGCCTGGTCGTTTCCGCAGCATCCGACGCTGGGCGCCACGGTTCCCGCGATCGCCGACGTACCGGCCTATGCCTTCGAAGTGCTGCTGGCCGGACTGCCAATGTCGGTGGTCCTGCACCTCGTCATCGGGTTCCAGGAGCGGGGCCTGCTGGCGGGCGTGGCCATCGGGGCCACGGTCGCCATGGCTGCCATGTTCCCCGGTCCGGTCACGGGCGCCTCGACGAACCCCGCCCGCTCGCCCCAGCCCGGCTGGCTGGGACCGGGTCTCACTAGCCGATCTACCTAGCGGCACCTTTCCTGGGAACCGCGCCCGCCCTGGGCGTGGTGAGGGTGATCCGCCCGGCGGTCCCGCCGCCCGCGGCGAGAGCTCCCGCTGCCCGGGCGGGAGACTCATCCCCCTCCCGGGTCCCGGAATCCGCTGGGAACCGCCTGCCTGTGGGATACTTGGCGCCTCACTTCTCGGCCAGGGCGTCGACCGCATGCGCGAAGAACTGCTCATCCAATCCACCCCTGAACCCCGCACCCGCCCCGGCCTGGCGGCCGACCTGCGCGCCCTGGGGCTGCAGCCCGGAATGACCGTGCTGGTCCATTCCTCGCTGACCTCCCTGGGCTGGGTGAGCGGCGGACCGGTGGCGGCCATCCAGGCGCTGATGGACGTGCTCACATCGCAGGGGACGCTGGTGATGCCGGCCTTTAGCGGCTACTCCGACCCAACCTACTGGGAGAACCCTCCGGTTCCCCGATCATGGATCGAGGTGATCCACGCCACGATGCCGGCCTATGACCCGGCCACGGCACCGACGCGCGGCATGGGCCTGATCGCCGGGAGTTTTCGCACCTGGCCCAGCGTGCTCCGCAGTCAGCACCCGCTCGACTCGTTCTGCGCCTGGGGCGCGCACGCCCAAGAGGTCATCGCCGACCACGCATTGGATGACGGGTTGGGGGAGGCCTCTCCGCTGGCTCGCATCTTTGAGCTCAACGGACATGTGCTGCTGCTCGGTGTGGGCTTCGACAGCAACACCTCGTTCCATCTCGCCGAGCACCGTGCGCCGCGCATCCGCCGCCGGCTCAGCCAGAAGGTGCCCATCCTGGGCGGGCAGGGCAGGGAGCTGGTTTCGATCTCCGAGATCGACTACTCGACCGACGGCTTCCCCAAGATTGGACAGGCGCTGGAGGCCGCCGGCCGGGTGCGCCTCGGCCCGGTTGGATCGGCTACCGCCCGCCTGTTCTCTCAGCCCGAGTGTGTCGATTTCGCCTGCGATTGGTTCCGCCGCCACCAGCCGGAGGGCGCCCGGTCCCGCCCACCTGAGGCCTAGGACGCTCACCCGCCAGGCAGGCAAGGCCTGAATCCAACTCGCCGTCACGGCCCGGAATCCGCCAAGCCTGGAGCGCGACTCTGACCTCACCCGCACGATTCGGTCCCAGGCCAGCTGGCGCTCCCACGGCAGGCTAGAAGCCGGGTTGAGCGGGCATGGCTGCCCAGCCGCGCCGGCTCCCGCCGAGACCAGGCCGCTTTGCCTCAGAGCTCGCGAATGAATACCCGGTGGTTCTTGTAAGCCACGCCGCCCACGTTCTCTAGATCGCGACGCATCTGAACGGCGGATTCGGCCACCTGGGTCAGATCGGCATGCAGGAACTTGTGCTCGTGGATGGTCTTCTCCAGCTCCGAATACAGCAGGGCGTTGCCGCCCCGGCCCTGGAACTCAGGCAGGACGCCGGCGCCGTTGAGGGCCACCCAGCGGGTGCGGCGTGCCTCCAGCTGCAGATCGACAATGCCAAAGGGCAGCAACCGGCCCTTGCTGCGCTGGATGGCGGCCGAGACGTCCGGGAAGGCGAACAGGAATCCGATAATTTCGTCCTCGTGCAGGATGACCTTGATCAGGCGCGGGTTGGCGAAGCCCAGCATGTTGTCCGTCAGGAACTTGATCTCGCGATCACTGAGCGGGTAGTACTCCCAATTGTTGACAAAGGTCCGGTTGTAGGCCTGGCCGATCTTCGGGGCCATGGCCATCAGCTCTCTCTTGCGGGTGAAGCGCAGCACCCGCAGCCCGCTTCGAGCTGCCGCCCGTTCCGCCACGCGGTGGACACGTTCGGGCAAACGGAATTTCTCGGCGCTCAGGTAGCATGAGACGAAGTCAACCTCCTTGCGAAAACCGAGTCGCTCGGCGAAGGCGGGGTAGCTGGGAGGGTTGTAGTTCATCATCGTCATCGCCGGCCGGAACTCGAAGCCGTCCACCAGCATCCCGTAGCCGTCCAGGGCGCCGAAGCCCTTCGGGCCGACAACCTGCGTCAGTCCTCGCCGGCGGGCCGCTTCGAAGACTCGCTCAAACAGTGCTGATGCGATTTCAAGCTCGTTCACGCACTCGAACAGATAGAACTGCGCCTGGAGCTTGCCGTGATAGCGGTTGTACGGACGGTTTTCCAGCAGGGCAATTCGCCCGACGTCCCGGCCGTCCCGGGTCGCCAGGAAGAACTCCGCCTCCGAATGCTCGTAAAAGGGATGCTTGTCGGGATTCAGCTGGGTCGAGGCGTCCATCAGGATCGGAGGCACCCACAGCGGGGAATCGGCGTAGAGATGGAAGGGCAAGTGCAGGAAGCGCTTGACGAGCGTCTTGTCGCGCACATCAACAGCCTGGATCGAAAGCATGGCCCCTCCCTCGATAGCGGCGCGGATTGTAGCACCCGCCCCTCGGGCCTACAATTGGATTCCCGCTCCACTGGAGGTTGACCTGGCCCGAACAGAAGTCGTCCGATTGCTGGCCACGTCCTTCACTCGGCTGTTCTGCACGCACTCCGTCGAGGGACGCCAGCATATCCCCGCCACCGGCCCCTACATCCTGGCCGTTAATCACCTGGGCATGCTCGATGCGCCGTTGATCTACACCGAGGCCGGCGGCGAACACCTCGCCGCCTGGGTGGCCGAGAAATGGGAGCGGCACCTGATCCTGGGCCCGTTCATGCGGGCAGCCAACGGCATCTTCATCCAGCGAGGCGAGGTTGATCGGGAGGCGCTGGAGGCAGCCGTCGCTTGGCTCAAGGCCGGCAAGGTGTTCGGCATGGCGCCCGAGGGCACGCGCAGCCGCACGCATCAGCTCAACCGCGGCAAGGCCGGCATCGTCTATCTTGCCCACCAGGCCGACGTGCCGATCCTGCCAGCCGCCTGCATCAATACCGAGGATGCTCTGCCGGCCTTGCTCCGCTTGCGGCGCAAGCATGCCGTTCTGCGCTTTGGTGAACCCTTCCGTCTTCCGCCGCTAGACCCGGCCCGTCGGGCCGGGTCCACCCGCGACCAGGCCGACGAGGTCATGTGCCGCATCGCCGCCCTCCTGCCCGAGCGCTACCACGGCGCGTACGCCACCCATCCGCGCCTGGCGGAACTCCGGCCCGCTGGCGGCGCTGCCTAGTGACGCCAGGCGATCGGCGGGGTTGTAACTGGCGAGGGTATCCTCTCGGGAGACCCCCTCGTAGGAGGCAGCTCACATGATCAACGCACTGCTTGGACTCGTAGCGGGCTTGATCCTGCTGTTCGCCGGCAAGCGCTTCTTCTGGCTGGTAGCCGGCCTGGTCGGATTCTTGTTTGCCTGGGGAATCATCGAGAACGTATTCGGCGGAGGCTGGCTGGCGGTGATCATCGGCC
The genomic region above belongs to Anaerolineales bacterium and contains:
- a CDS encoding AAC(3) family N-acetyltransferase — translated: MREELLIQSTPEPRTRPGLAADLRALGLQPGMTVLVHSSLTSLGWVSGGPVAAIQALMDVLTSQGTLVMPAFSGYSDPTYWENPPVPRSWIEVIHATMPAYDPATAPTRGMGLIAGSFRTWPSVLRSQHPLDSFCAWGAHAQEVIADHALDDGLGEASPLARIFELNGHVLLLGVGFDSNTSFHLAEHRAPRIRRRLSQKVPILGGQGRELVSISEIDYSTDGFPKIGQALEAAGRVRLGPVGSATARLFSQPECVDFACDWFRRHQPEGARSRPPEA
- a CDS encoding 1-acyl-sn-glycerol-3-phosphate acyltransferase encodes the protein MLATSFTRLFCTHSVEGRQHIPATGPYILAVNHLGMLDAPLIYTEAGGEHLAAWVAEKWERHLILGPFMRAANGIFIQRGEVDREALEAAVAWLKAGKVFGMAPEGTRSRTHQLNRGKAGIVYLAHQADVPILPAACINTEDALPALLRLRRKHAVLRFGEPFRLPPLDPARRAGSTRDQADEVMCRIAALLPERYHGAYATHPRLAELRPAGGAA
- a CDS encoding aquaporin, with the translated sequence MGRFFAELLGTFALALFGTVAIIVSLLCGGVITHVGIALTFVMAVLAMIYAFGNVSGAHLNLAVTAAFVLAGRLPRCWLAPYLAAQTSGALAASAFLAWSFPQHPTLGATVPAIADVPAYAFEVLLAGLPMSVVLHLVIGFQERGLLAGVAIGATVAMAAMFPGPVTGASTNPARSPQPGWLGPGLTSRST